In one Sphingomonas sp. AP4-R1 genomic region, the following are encoded:
- a CDS encoding DUF488 family protein — MKIFTIGYEKTTQAELIAALQAAGVERVIDVRVLPLSRRPGFSKTALAGGLAEAGIGYVHLRALGTPADGRAAARKGRHADLERIYAGQLQLPEAIAQAAIMRGLAAEKPSALLCYEREPAGCHRSLLLDAVASDAEVVDLFA; from the coding sequence ATGAAGATCTTTACGATAGGCTATGAGAAGACGACGCAGGCGGAGCTGATCGCCGCGTTGCAGGCGGCCGGGGTGGAGCGCGTGATCGACGTGCGGGTTCTGCCGCTCTCGCGCCGGCCCGGTTTCTCCAAGACGGCGCTGGCGGGGGGACTGGCGGAGGCGGGGATCGGCTATGTCCATCTGCGCGCGCTGGGTACGCCTGCGGATGGGCGGGCGGCGGCGCGCAAAGGGCGCCATGCCGATCTGGAGCGCATCTATGCCGGGCAGCTGCAGCTGCCCGAGGCGATCGCGCAGGCGGCGATCATGCGCGGTCTGGCGGCGGAGAAACCCAGCGCGTTGCTGTGCTACGAGCGGGAGCCGGCGGGCTGCCACCGTTCGCTGCTGCTGGATGCCGTCGCGAGCGACGCGGAGGTGGTGGATTTGTTCGCCTGA
- a CDS encoding kinase produces the protein MTTDDVEMLIAAERLPEDYAATVNLWWRPLARAIAARREALGRGVLIGINGAQGTGKSTLCLFLELLLRAEHGLSAATISLDDLYLTKAERQRLAVEIHPLFATRGVPGTHDVGLGNAAISALMTGNAPVPIPRFDKSHDDRAPHAEWPVVTAPVDVVLIEGWFTGASPVDARSLAEPANALERNEDADAHWRTFSNTALAGPYAALFGRLDLLIMLAPPGFEQVREWRELQEQKLRERTGRGMNAADVSRFVDHYERLTRHMLATLPDEADIVVRIGPDHQPISLRKRDEPKHG, from the coding sequence GTGACGACAGACGACGTTGAAATGCTGATCGCGGCCGAGCGGCTGCCCGAAGATTATGCCGCGACCGTCAATCTCTGGTGGCGGCCGCTCGCCAGGGCCATCGCAGCGCGTCGGGAGGCACTCGGCCGCGGCGTCCTGATCGGCATCAACGGCGCACAGGGCACGGGCAAGTCGACGCTCTGCCTGTTCCTCGAACTTCTGCTGCGAGCGGAGCACGGACTGAGCGCCGCGACCATCTCTCTGGACGATCTGTATCTGACCAAGGCGGAGCGCCAGCGGCTGGCGGTCGAGATCCATCCCCTTTTCGCAACGCGCGGCGTGCCGGGCACGCATGACGTCGGGCTCGGCAATGCCGCGATCTCTGCGCTGATGACAGGAAATGCGCCGGTGCCGATTCCGCGCTTCGACAAGAGCCATGACGATCGCGCGCCGCACGCGGAATGGCCGGTCGTCACAGCGCCGGTCGATGTCGTGCTGATCGAAGGCTGGTTCACCGGAGCCTCACCTGTCGATGCCCGATCTCTGGCCGAACCGGCCAACGCGCTGGAGCGGAACGAAGATGCGGATGCCCATTGGCGCACCTTCTCCAACACGGCATTGGCCGGACCTTATGCGGCGCTGTTCGGGCGCCTCGATCTGCTGATCATGCTCGCCCCGCCCGGCTTCGAGCAGGTGCGCGAGTGGCGCGAACTGCAGGAGCAGAAGCTGCGTGAGCGCACCGGACGCGGGATGAACGCCGCCGACGTCTCCCGTTTCGTCGATCATTATGAGCGGCTGACGCGCCACATGCTCGCGACCTTGCCGGACGAAGCCGACATCGTCGTGCGGATCGGGCCCGACCATCAGCCGATTTCCCTCCGGAAACGCGACGAGCCGAAACATGGCTAA
- a CDS encoding 2-hydroxyacid dehydrogenase produces the protein MADAFPILMLIERPSQWLLGGLDDRYDLRHAPGPGITVAITGGGEGIDATTIDACPDLKLIAVCAVGYDKVDVAHAHARGIAVTNTPDVLTDDVADLALALMLSVSRKVALHDHYVREGRWVREGTPPLTRKLTGQKIGILGYGRIGHAIAERVKPIAGEIAYYARSEKPDAEWRYIGDPVALADWADMLVVAVAGGKGTAGLVSREVIAALGPEGVLINIARGSVVDEPALVDALVSGRLGGAGLDVFADEPNVPEALLGLESVVLLPHQGSATRETRAAMAQLVLDNVEAFVAGKPLLTPVPAA, from the coding sequence ATGGCTGACGCATTCCCCATCTTGATGCTGATCGAACGCCCTTCGCAATGGCTGCTCGGCGGACTGGACGACCGCTACGACCTGCGCCACGCGCCGGGGCCGGGCATCACCGTGGCGATCACGGGCGGCGGCGAGGGGATCGACGCGACGACGATCGACGCCTGCCCGGACCTGAAGCTGATCGCGGTGTGCGCGGTGGGCTATGACAAGGTGGATGTGGCGCATGCCCATGCGCGCGGTATCGCCGTGACCAACACGCCGGACGTGCTGACCGACGATGTCGCCGATCTGGCGCTGGCGCTGATGCTGTCCGTGTCGCGCAAGGTGGCGCTGCACGATCATTATGTGCGCGAGGGGCGCTGGGTGCGCGAAGGCACGCCGCCGCTGACGCGCAAGCTGACCGGCCAGAAGATCGGCATCCTCGGCTATGGTCGGATCGGCCATGCGATTGCCGAGCGGGTGAAGCCGATCGCGGGCGAGATCGCTTATTATGCGCGCTCCGAAAAGCCGGACGCGGAATGGCGCTATATCGGCGATCCGGTCGCTCTTGCGGATTGGGCGGACATGCTGGTGGTCGCGGTCGCGGGTGGCAAGGGCACGGCGGGGCTGGTGAGCCGCGAGGTGATCGCGGCGCTCGGCCCCGAAGGCGTGCTGATCAACATCGCGCGCGGATCCGTGGTGGATGAGCCCGCGCTCGTCGATGCGCTCGTCTCCGGCCGGCTCGGCGGGGCGGGGCTCGACGTGTTCGCCGACGAACCGAACGTGCCGGAGGCGCTGCTGGGGCTGGAGAGCGTCGTTTTGCTCCCCCATCAGGGCAGCGCCACGCGCGAGACGCGCGCCGCGATGGCGCAGCTTGTGCTCGACAATGTCGAGGCGTTTGTCGCCGGCAAGCCGTTGCTCACGCCGGTTCCTGCCGCCTGA
- a CDS encoding acetyl-CoA hydrolase/transferase family protein, whose product MSDRIAAPALRAKIATAAEAAALIRNGMTVGMSGFTGSGYPKAVPLALADRINAEHDAGRPMRIKIWTGASTGPELDGALAKVDGIELRLPYNSDPIARERINKGEIDYLDMHLSQVAPMAWQGFLGELDIAVIEIVGIRADGSLIPSSSVGNNKTWLDRAKGVILEVNRWQNPALEGMHDIYYGTALPPHRVPIPLIRPSDRIGQDSFRCDPDKILAIVETDAPDRNAPFSPPDASAKAIAGHLLEFLAHEVKVGRMPASLLPLQSGVGNIANAVLAGLVDGPFEKLTSYTEVIQDGMLDLLDSGKLTMASATAFSLSPEAAERINAQMAHYRDRMILRPQEISNHPELIRRLGCIAMNGLIEADIYGNINSTCVMGSRIQNGIGGSGDFARNAYVSIFMTPSTAKGGAISAIVPQAAHVDHITQDVAVLVTEQGLADLRGLSPRKRAELIIERCAHPIYRDALRDYYARALKGSYGLHAPSLPGEALSWHQRYIETGSMLPPGAGGLASGSIAA is encoded by the coding sequence ATGTCCGATCGAATCGCAGCCCCGGCCTTGCGGGCCAAGATCGCCACCGCAGCCGAGGCCGCCGCGCTGATCCGGAACGGCATGACCGTGGGCATGAGCGGGTTCACCGGCTCGGGCTATCCCAAGGCCGTGCCGCTGGCGCTGGCCGACCGCATCAACGCCGAGCATGACGCCGGCCGCCCGATGCGGATCAAGATCTGGACCGGCGCCTCCACCGGACCGGAGCTGGACGGCGCGCTCGCCAAGGTGGACGGCATCGAGCTGCGCCTGCCCTATAATTCCGATCCCATCGCGCGCGAGCGGATCAACAAGGGCGAGATCGACTATCTCGACATGCATCTGAGCCAGGTGGCGCCGATGGCGTGGCAGGGCTTCCTGGGCGAACTCGACATCGCCGTGATCGAGATCGTCGGCATCCGCGCCGACGGCAGTCTGATCCCCTCCTCCTCGGTTGGCAACAACAAGACGTGGCTGGATCGCGCCAAGGGCGTGATCCTGGAGGTCAATCGCTGGCAGAACCCCGCCTTGGAAGGGATGCACGACATCTATTACGGCACGGCCCTGCCGCCGCACCGCGTGCCGATCCCGCTGATCCGCCCCAGCGACCGGATCGGGCAGGACAGCTTCCGCTGCGATCCCGACAAGATCCTCGCCATCGTCGAGACGGACGCGCCCGATCGCAACGCCCCCTTCTCCCCGCCCGACGCCTCGGCGAAGGCGATCGCCGGCCATCTGCTGGAGTTCCTCGCGCATGAGGTGAAGGTCGGCCGCATGCCCGCCTCCCTGCTCCCGCTCCAGTCGGGCGTGGGCAATATCGCCAATGCGGTGCTGGCCGGACTGGTCGACGGACCGTTCGAGAAGCTGACGTCCTATACCGAGGTGATCCAGGACGGGATGCTGGATCTGCTGGACAGCGGCAAGCTGACCATGGCGTCCGCCACCGCATTCTCGCTCAGCCCCGAAGCGGCCGAGCGGATCAATGCGCAGATGGCCCACTATCGGGACCGGATGATCCTGCGCCCACAGGAGATCAGCAACCATCCCGAGCTGATCCGTCGCCTCGGCTGCATCGCGATGAACGGGCTGATCGAGGCCGACATCTACGGCAACATCAATTCCACCTGCGTGATGGGATCGCGCATCCAGAACGGCATCGGCGGATCGGGCGATTTCGCGCGCAACGCCTATGTCTCGATCTTCATGACGCCTTCGACCGCCAAGGGCGGCGCCATTTCCGCGATCGTGCCGCAGGCAGCGCATGTCGATCATATCACGCAGGATGTGGCGGTGCTGGTGACCGAACAGGGGCTGGCCGATCTGCGCGGCCTTTCCCCCCGCAAGCGCGCCGAACTGATCATCGAACGCTGCGCGCACCCGATCTACCGCGATGCGCTGCGCGATTATTATGCGCGTGCGCTCAAGGGCTCCTACGGCCTCCACGCCCCTTCGCTGCCCGGCGAGGCGCTGTCGTGGCACCAGCGTTATATCGAAACGGGATCGATGCTGCCGCCGGGCGCGGGCGGCCTCGCGTCAGGCAGCATCGCCGCCTGA
- a CDS encoding LysR family transcriptional regulator, which yields MSDLYLNLQTFARVAERLSFTGVADETHISHTTVARRIDQLEEHFGARLINRSTRRLSLTPEGERLLEHARRVVAEITHVEADLAGIRTVRGVVRVGVTTALGLHYAERLHVLAARHPELCVEFAVADWQDSLIESGVDLALLVGDPAPEALGMERLGLVHRSLVASPAYLARRGVPAAVSDLLDHACITYGYGTMPTIWDISGEGWRARGPFRANSSEAVLRAALSGLGIALLPDIQVAAGIAASQLVPVLPDADISPLRLSIGHRFTGAPLPQRVQAVLDFLIGQFPEG from the coding sequence ATGAGCGACCTCTACCTCAACCTTCAGACCTTCGCGCGCGTGGCGGAGCGGCTCAGCTTCACCGGCGTGGCGGACGAAACCCATATCAGCCACACGACCGTCGCGCGACGCATCGATCAACTGGAGGAGCATTTCGGCGCGCGGCTGATCAACCGCTCTACGCGCCGCCTTTCGCTGACGCCGGAGGGCGAACGGCTGCTGGAGCATGCGCGGCGCGTGGTGGCGGAGATTACCCATGTCGAGGCGGATCTGGCCGGCATCCGCACGGTGCGCGGCGTGGTCCGCGTCGGCGTGACGACCGCGCTGGGCCTGCATTACGCCGAGCGGCTTCATGTACTCGCCGCGCGGCACCCGGAATTGTGCGTCGAATTCGCGGTGGCGGACTGGCAGGACAGTTTGATCGAGAGCGGCGTGGATCTCGCGTTGCTGGTGGGCGATCCCGCGCCCGAGGCGCTCGGCATGGAGAGGCTGGGGCTCGTGCACCGCAGTCTGGTCGCCTCGCCCGCTTATCTCGCGCGGCGCGGCGTGCCGGCGGCGGTGAGCGATCTGCTGGATCATGCCTGCATCACCTATGGCTACGGCACGATGCCGACCATCTGGGACATAAGCGGCGAAGGCTGGCGCGCGCGCGGCCCCTTCCGCGCGAACAGCAGCGAGGCCGTGTTGCGCGCGGCGCTCAGCGGCCTCGGCATCGCGCTGCTGCCGGATATTCAGGTGGCGGCCGGGATCGCCGCGTCGCAACTCGTGCCCGTGCTGCCCGATGCCGATATCAGTCCGCTGCGCCTCTCGATCGGCCACCGCTTCACCGGCGCGCCGCTGCCGCAGCGCGTGCAGGCGGTGCTGGATTTCCTGATCGGGCAATTCCCGGAGGGGTGA
- a CDS encoding TonB-dependent receptor, with the protein MIRSTALASVALAALVSFASTAAQAEAGAAADAAAPDAPAADAGDAAGQGDEITVLGFGRARQVQEVTKLDIERLVPGASPLKAISKLPGVNFQAADPFGNYEWAVRISLRGFNQNQLGFTLDDVPLGDMSYGNVNGLHISRAIISENVGRTAVSQGAGALDTASTSNLGGTIQFYSDAPKDKTDISVAGTYGADDMARAYVRLDSGDMTGNGLKGYLSYAFYRTDKWKGAGAQRQHQANAKLVQDLGDLGSISAFLNFSDRRETDYQDLSLDIIAPRGLRNDNFTKTSDYATAIALAKAYQNQVSIAAGTGRVWAGAATSLPAGVTIDDQYFDAGGLRRDYLGGVTFDAHLTPEFTLKTTGYYHTNKGQGSWITPYSPTPAGAFNEDGSVITAPSPLGFRTTEYSIHRGGVLSSGTWEHGINTFVIGGWYESNSFRQARRFYGMTDSAQPNRDTLSFQKNAYLTQWDGKYDTETAQYNVSDTIKLLDDTLVLNGGWKGVYVVNRADMTVAGGLASGRISAKDMFQPQAGVVYHATSSTELFADYTENMRAFVGSATTGPFSTTQVGFNAIRGQLKPERSKTYEGGVRFRHGPLQASAVGYYVDFTNRLLAFQNGAGIIGNPSTLNNVGGVHTYGAEVTANYRILPPLSLFASYSYNNSKYADDVVSATGAVLVATDGKTAVDSPKHMLKGEVVYDDGQIMARVGADYMTKRYFTYLNDQSVPDRVLVDASVGYTFRGTGALNGVGISVNVTNLTDKKYVSTIGSNGFTASGDNQTLLAGAPRQWFVTLKKGF; encoded by the coding sequence ATGATCAGATCGACCGCGCTGGCGAGTGTCGCATTGGCTGCTTTGGTTTCGTTCGCATCGACCGCGGCGCAGGCCGAAGCCGGCGCGGCTGCGGACGCCGCGGCCCCGGATGCCCCGGCCGCAGACGCAGGTGATGCCGCCGGCCAGGGCGACGAGATCACCGTGCTCGGCTTCGGCCGCGCCCGCCAGGTGCAGGAAGTGACCAAACTCGACATCGAGCGGCTGGTGCCGGGCGCGAGCCCGCTCAAGGCGATCTCCAAGCTGCCGGGCGTCAATTTCCAGGCGGCCGATCCGTTCGGCAATTATGAATGGGCGGTCCGCATCTCGCTGCGCGGCTTCAACCAGAACCAGCTCGGCTTCACGCTGGACGACGTGCCGCTGGGCGACATGAGCTATGGCAACGTCAACGGCCTGCACATCAGCCGCGCGATCATTTCCGAGAATGTCGGCCGTACGGCGGTGTCGCAGGGCGCGGGCGCGCTGGATACGGCCTCGACCAGCAATCTGGGCGGCACGATCCAGTTCTATTCGGATGCCCCCAAGGACAAGACCGACATCTCGGTCGCCGGCACTTATGGCGCGGACGATATGGCGCGCGCCTATGTCCGGCTGGATTCGGGCGACATGACCGGCAATGGGCTGAAGGGCTATCTTAGCTACGCTTTCTATCGCACCGACAAGTGGAAGGGTGCGGGCGCCCAGCGCCAGCATCAGGCCAATGCCAAGCTGGTGCAGGATCTGGGCGATCTCGGCAGCATCTCGGCCTTCCTGAATTTCTCGGATCGCCGCGAGACCGACTATCAGGATCTCAGCCTCGACATCATTGCGCCGCGCGGCCTGCGGAACGACAATTTCACGAAGACGAGCGATTATGCGACGGCTATCGCGCTCGCCAAGGCCTATCAGAACCAGGTCTCGATCGCGGCCGGCACCGGCCGGGTGTGGGCGGGCGCGGCGACGAGCCTGCCGGCCGGCGTGACGATCGACGATCAGTATTTCGACGCGGGCGGCCTGCGTCGCGACTATCTCGGCGGCGTGACGTTCGACGCGCATCTGACGCCCGAATTCACGCTGAAGACGACCGGCTATTATCACACCAACAAGGGCCAGGGATCGTGGATCACGCCCTATTCGCCCACGCCGGCCGGCGCGTTCAACGAGGATGGCAGCGTCATCACGGCGCCCAGCCCGCTCGGCTTCCGCACGACGGAATATTCGATCCATCGCGGCGGCGTGTTGAGCAGCGGCACGTGGGAACATGGGATCAACACGTTCGTGATCGGCGGCTGGTATGAGAGCAACAGCTTCCGCCAGGCGCGTCGTTTCTACGGCATGACGGACAGCGCCCAGCCCAATCGCGACACGCTTTCGTTCCAGAAGAATGCCTATCTCACGCAGTGGGACGGCAAGTACGATACCGAGACGGCGCAGTATAATGTCAGCGACACGATCAAGCTGCTCGACGACACGCTCGTCCTGAACGGCGGCTGGAAGGGCGTCTATGTCGTCAACCGCGCGGACATGACGGTGGCGGGCGGGCTCGCCTCTGGCCGGATCAGCGCCAAGGACATGTTCCAGCCGCAGGCGGGCGTCGTGTATCACGCGACCTCCTCGACCGAGCTGTTCGCGGATTATACCGAGAATATGCGCGCCTTCGTCGGTTCGGCGACGACCGGACCCTTCTCGACGACGCAGGTGGGCTTCAACGCGATCCGCGGCCAGCTGAAGCCGGAGCGCTCCAAGACCTATGAAGGCGGCGTGCGCTTCCGCCATGGTCCGCTGCAGGCGTCGGCCGTCGGCTATTATGTCGATTTCACCAATCGCCTGCTCGCCTTCCAGAACGGCGCCGGCATCATCGGCAATCCGTCGACGCTGAACAATGTGGGCGGCGTCCACACCTATGGCGCGGAAGTCACGGCCAATTATCGCATCCTGCCGCCGCTCTCGCTGTTCGCGAGCTATTCGTACAACAATTCCAAATATGCGGACGACGTCGTCTCGGCCACCGGCGCGGTGCTCGTCGCGACCGACGGCAAGACGGCCGTGGACAGCCCCAAGCACATGCTGAAGGGCGAGGTCGTCTATGACGACGGCCAGATCATGGCGCGGGTCGGCGCGGACTATATGACCAAGCGCTACTTCACCTATCTGAACGACCAGTCGGTGCCCGATCGCGTTCTGGTGGATGCCTCGGTCGGCTACACCTTCCGCGGCACCGGCGCGCTGAACGGCGTCGGCATCAGCGTCAACGTCACGAACCTCACCGACAAGAAGTATGTCTCGACGATCGGCTCGAACGGCTTCACCGCCTCGGGCGATAACCAGACGTTGCTGGCTGGCGCACCCCGCCAGTGGTTCGTGACGCTGAAGAAGGGCTTCTGA
- a CDS encoding SGNH/GDSL hydrolase family protein, protein MIKWCALGLGALAAGVATPAEAVRDTAYYSSLTVFGDSLVDAGNLYLSNGGTRPDPALGYYQNRFTNGYDYTDLLSLDLFGTATKPSLQGGNNFAYGGGRIVDTGDVIPDMAKQIDTFEATGRTVDPNGLYVVNFGANDVFGAKGVFGPVGAIGDYPTVSAYLQAAAEQYVAGVQRLNDLGVRNILMTDFPLFGDPYTIEANSYLNAALANLSLDPDTTFMFYSLSDFNRRVLTNPASFGLPQMNTTVSCIQASAQATNCEGYFSFDGIHPIAAVQAAGYADINRLFGLNAAQAVPEPMSWVMMVAGFGAIGATMRYRRRRTTITYA, encoded by the coding sequence GTGATCAAGTGGTGTGCGCTCGGATTGGGAGCTTTGGCGGCGGGCGTGGCGACGCCGGCTGAGGCTGTACGCGATACGGCTTATTATTCGTCGCTGACCGTGTTCGGTGACAGTCTGGTGGATGCCGGCAATCTGTATTTGTCCAACGGCGGCACGCGGCCCGATCCGGCATTGGGCTATTATCAGAACCGTTTCACCAACGGCTATGACTATACGGATCTGCTCTCGCTCGATCTGTTCGGCACCGCGACCAAGCCGTCGCTGCAGGGCGGCAACAATTTCGCTTATGGCGGCGGGCGCATCGTCGATACGGGCGACGTCATTCCCGACATGGCGAAGCAGATCGACACGTTCGAGGCGACGGGCCGCACGGTCGATCCCAACGGGCTCTACGTCGTCAATTTCGGCGCCAATGACGTGTTCGGCGCGAAGGGCGTGTTCGGTCCGGTCGGCGCGATCGGGGACTATCCCACCGTCAGCGCCTATCTGCAGGCGGCGGCCGAGCAATATGTCGCCGGCGTGCAGCGGCTGAACGATCTCGGCGTCCGCAACATCCTGATGACCGATTTCCCGCTGTTCGGCGATCCGTACACGATCGAGGCCAATAGCTATCTGAACGCGGCGCTCGCCAATCTGTCGCTGGATCCGGACACGACCTTCATGTTCTACAGCCTCAGCGACTTCAATCGCCGCGTGCTGACCAATCCGGCGTCCTTCGGCCTGCCGCAGATGAACACCACCGTCAGCTGCATCCAGGCCAGTGCGCAGGCCACGAACTGCGAAGGCTATTTCTCGTTCGACGGCATCCACCCGATCGCGGCGGTGCAGGCGGCGGGCTATGCCGATATCAACCGGCTGTTCGGCCTGAACGCGGCGCAGGCGGTGCCGGAGCCGATGAGCTGGGTGATGATGGTGGCGGGCTTCGGCGCGATCGGCGCGACGATGCGCTATCGCCGTCGCCGTACGACGATCACCTACGCCTGA
- a CDS encoding PEPxxWA-CTERM sorting domain-containing protein has product MKIRAAWVAGAIALTSFSPATATIISSLDDGVAVDIPVIAGDEPTGMKGPISFGPGITATSTSGNSLFGYTGDYGFAPDSLWSGTSMIGLNVGRGTVTLTFATPLSGFLAEISSTEYASSSDAIISAFDASGNLLDRIVMERNGYQVQPGFMGFSYDTAEISRITFANEYIGFRNISIVQADPTGAVPEPATWGMMIVGLGLTGTALRRARRPRRQTA; this is encoded by the coding sequence ATGAAGATTCGCGCAGCATGGGTCGCAGGCGCCATAGCCCTGACGTCGTTTTCACCTGCGACGGCTACGATCATCTCGTCGCTGGACGATGGGGTAGCGGTCGATATTCCGGTAATCGCAGGCGACGAGCCCACGGGCATGAAGGGCCCGATCTCGTTCGGTCCTGGTATCACCGCCACATCCACCTCGGGCAATTCGCTCTTCGGCTATACGGGTGACTATGGTTTCGCCCCCGACAGCCTCTGGAGCGGGACGTCCATGATCGGCCTCAACGTCGGCCGTGGCACGGTGACATTGACCTTCGCCACGCCGCTGTCCGGTTTTCTGGCGGAGATCAGTTCGACCGAATATGCGTCCTCGTCCGACGCGATCATTTCCGCCTTCGATGCGAGCGGAAACCTGCTCGACCGTATCGTGATGGAGCGGAACGGCTATCAGGTGCAGCCTGGCTTCATGGGCTTCAGCTACGACACGGCAGAGATCAGCCGGATCACCTTCGCGAATGAATATATCGGCTTTCGAAACATCTCGATCGTCCAGGCCGATCCGACCGGAGCCGTGCCCGAGCCGGCGACGTGGGGCATGATGATCGTGGGCCTGGGACTGACCGGCACGGCGCTGCGCCGCGCGCGGAGGCCGCGCCGACAGACGGCGTAA